The following nucleotide sequence is from Paracrocinitomix mangrovi.
ATGAAGCTGTTTTTTCTTCACCACTTTGTTTTGAGATGGTTTGATAACTCTCCTCAAGATATTTAGCATCCGGATTAATTGTATTGTAGATTTGTGGGTAGATAGAATCAACAATCCCTTGAATTTCATAGGCTCCGGTATCTCTGATTTGTAAAGCAATTCTGACTAGGGTTCTAGTTGTGTCAATTAATGAGGTGTTTTGTGTTTGAGTACCAGATTCCTTCATGAAATCATTGATCTCTTTTAGTTCTAATACAGAAGGGATAACATACTTTTCTGGTTTGCCGTCATTATAGGCCATGTTTAGCATTTTGGCACCATCAGCCAATGAAAGAGATTTAGAAAAATATTCTTTTTCTCTAAGCATTTTCTGAACATCTTCTATTTCTTTTAGACGCTTATAAAATGATCCTTCTTCTTTAGTGTTTAGAATAATGTCAAAAGGAATAGATCCATTAAAATTGTTTTCAATGAATTTAAGATCGGTAGTAATTTGATCGTCTTTCGGAAGGTCACCTGTAATGTTACCAGTAACTTTCATCATAGAGATTCCGATACCCGCAACCATCACTAATACAACCGTCCCACCAAATACCAATTTTCTTCTATATAAACTTAAGTATTCTAGTTTCTCAACCGCTAAATGCAACCATTGTTTCTCAAGGTGTTTTAGGTGTTTTGATTTTGGAATAGCCGAGTAACTTAAAATGATTGGAAGAATGGTAATAGATAAAACAAAAACCGCCAAAATGTTAATTGAGGCAATAATTCCAAATTCTATTAATCTCTCTGAATTGGTACCAATAAAAGTTGAAAATCCTAAAGCAGTAGTAAGGTTGGTTAAGAATGTAGCGTTTCCAATTCTTTGTATTACTCTTGAAAGTGCTTTTGCTTTGTTACCATGAGATATTATTTCCTGGTGGAATTTGTTGATCAAGAAAATACAGTTAGGAATAGAAATTACAATTATCAATGGCGGAATTAACACCATTAAGATGGACAATTGAAAATCGAACGCTCCTATTGATCCCAACGACCAAACTACACCGAACAACACAACAATATTACATATCAATACAATCTTTATACTTCTAAAAAACAATAGAAGTAATAAAGAGGTCATACCTATTGATAAACCAATAAACAACCCAAGTTCCTTTTTCAGTTTTGCTCCAACTGTAACACGGATATGAGGTAAACCTGAAATTCTAACAGGACCTAAATCTTTTTCAAATGAACGTGCTACACTTTCTACTTCAAACAGGATGTTAGCCGTTTTCATATCCTTCATGATGTCTTCAGATATAAAGGCCATCATCAATGATGTATTGGTTTCAGGGTTATAAATTAAACCTTCGTAAAGTGGATTTCCCCTGATAATATTTTTTAAACTATCTACTTCGGCTTGAGTAGTTGGTTTTTCATTTACAATTTTATGAAGAGCAAAAGATTGTTTAACGGTATCTTTTTGTAACTGGAATAAGTGTGCCTCAGATACAATTGAATCTACCGCTTCAAATTCAGAAATTTTTACACCAAGATCATAATATGCATCAAATTTCTCTACTGTGTAAAGATCTTCACATTGAATAGCAAAAATCAACAATGATTCACTTCCGCCGAATGAATTTTTTAAAAGCTGATAATCTTTTTTCGGTTGAGAATCCTTAGGCAACATTGTACCATAGGTGTTATCGATCTTGATGTTGGTAACAGCAAAGTATCCAAAAACAACTGATATAGCGATAATTAAAGCGCTAATCAAAATCCTATTTCGCAGTATGAACTGTGCGAGTCTAAACCACATTAATAATCAAAATCAATTTTAAGGAGTCCAAAAGTACACAATCGATTTGTATTTACAGGAGATTCAGAAAGAATTGTACCAAATTTAAATTATTTCGAAAAATTGATAAATTCTTGAGGGTTCAAAGGGATGCCTCTTTTCCAAAGTTCAAAGTGCAAATGAGGACCTGATGAATGTGCTCCTGTACTGCCTACAATGGCAATTGGATCAGTTGTTTGTATTTTGTCACCTATTTTTTTAAGAAGAGAAGAACAATGTTTATACACTGAAATTAACTCCCCTGAATGTTGTACTATTACTACCATTCCGTCATCCTGACTCCAGGCAGAAAAAATTACCGTTCCGTCTAAACAACTTTTTATCGGAGCGCCTTTTTCAGTTACTACGTCAACCCCATAATGTCCTTGAGATCTGTCAAAAGATTTAGATACAGTACCTTTTACCGGCGCGGAATAAAAGTCAATAGAAACCTGGTTTTTTTCGTCAAGAGATGATTGGTTTTCAAATTTTTCTCTCAAAAGTGAATCTTCTTCTGATATATCAAAGTGAGGCTCGTAGTTGGTTAAAAGCGTATCGTTTTCTATTGCTTTCAAACTATCCTCAAAAGGTTGATCCGTAAGAATCATCTGAAGGTCATTAAAATATTTTTGTCGAGATTCAATCTCGGTTTTTAAAGAGTCTATAACTCTGCTATTGTCATTTATTTGTTCAACAGAAGCAGTTGGAGCCGGATCCATGAATAGATATTTCATTGGGGTAAATCTGATTAGTATTGATAAACCTATAACAATGATAAGAGTATATAAACCCAACAAAGTATAGAGGTTCATCATAGACAACCTAAAACTCCACTTTTCATCATAAGTAGAATCATTAGTGAAACTCAACTTGTGTTTTTCACGACTTTTTTCAAAAAAGGACTTTATTTTGTCAGAAAACCCCATAAATGTGGCTACAAAGGTACATTATCTGTCACAATTTCATACCTCTTAATCGGTTTAAAATGGATTTAAATAAATAAGTGACCTATTTGGCTCATTTTTTGATGTTTAAAAAACAACTTTAGCGTTTAAAGTTCGTTATATAAATACGAGGGGATTCATTAATAAATTCGTAAATTTATTGTCCCATTCGTCTAAGGATTAAAAGGGGTACTACTACATTGAAGAAATTAGTTTACATATTGTTGAGTTTGATGGCGACTTTTATAGTTGGCAACACTTATGCTCAATTAACTACCTCTAATGCAGCAACACCAACGCAACTTGTTGAAAACACTTTGGTTGGAAATGGAGTTGCAGTTTCAAATGTTGTTTACACCGGAAATGCTGAAGCAATTGGGTCTTTTAATGGTGCAAATACTAATCTTGGATTGGCTTCAGGAGTAATACTTACTACAGGAACAGTTTTAAATACAGGTGGAATCTTAGGAGGTTCACAAGGTCCTCATGGTCCTAATGATTCTGGTAGTGCAGGTGTTGATAATGGAAATCCGGGCTACTCTCCTTTAACGTCTTTGGCGGGTGCAGACACTTATAATGCGGCGGTTTTAGAATTCGACTTTGTTCCTCAATCTGATACAGTAAAATTCAGATATGTTTTTGGCTCAGAAGAGTACCCTGAATATGTTGACGGAGGATTCAATGATGCTTTTGCCTTCTTTATTTCAGGTCCCGGTATTTTAGGAACCCAAAACATGGCAACAATTCCGGGAGGTGGAGGTATCGTTTCTATTGATAATATCAATAATGGTAATACTAATTCTGGTCCATGTCAAAATTGTGCTTATTACATTAATAATGGAACAGGTTCTACAGCTCCACAAAATGGAAGTGATTTCTATATTCAATATGATGGGTTCACTGTAGTAATGGAAGCAATTTCTAAAGTGCAATGCGGACAAACTTATCATTTGGTTATCGCTATTGCTGATGCAGGAGATGGTGCATATGATTCGGGAATATTTTTAGAAGCAAATAGCTTAGAGAGTTTTGCTCCAATTGATATGTCATATAGTTTAGCATTAGATGGTTATGGAGATAATTATACAATGGCAGAAGGTTGTGAGACAGCAACTGTAACCGTTTCAAGACCTTCAAATAACGCACAAGATGCTATAACTATTCCAGTAATGGTTTCAGGTACAGCAACAGAAGGTGTTGATTATAGTAATGTGCCGGCAAGCATCAATTTCGCTTCAGGACAAACTTCTGTTTCTTTTGATTTAGATGTTTTTTCAGATGGGATATCAGAAGGAACAGAAAGTGTTATTATTCAATTAAATCAACCGGACCCTTGCGGAAATAACAACTTTATTACAATTGAATTGGCGATACAGGATGTAAATCCGCTACAAGCAACCATTCCGGATGTGGATGTTCATTGTCCCGGGGAAGATGCTGTACTTGAAGTACAGGTAACCGGAGGTTTGGAACCATATACATACAGCTGGGGTGTTGGAGGTTCAGATGATAATATTACCGTCAATCCAACAACTACAACTTCATATGATGTTACAGTAAATGATGCATGTTTACAATCTCCGGTAACAGTTTCTGGAACAGTTAATGTGCCCAATTATCCACCTGTAATTATGGTTACTTCACCTGACACTTCTGTGCTTTGTCCAAATACTCCTCAAACACTTCTAGCAGAGGCTACCGGAGGTGATGGGAATTTTGTTTACACATGGTATCAAGGAACTTCGGTTATAGGAAGTGGTACTTCTCAAGGGGTATCACCAATGGTTACAACTACTTACACGGTAGGAGTTTTAGATGGATGTGGAGTGGAGATATTTAGTGACATTATTGTAACAGTGGAAGCTTCAGTATTAGAGCTTGAAATGAGTCCTGATCAATTAGTTTGTCCTGGAGATTCTGCCGTAATTTGGGTAGAGGCTTCAGAAGGATTAGGTAACTATACATATTACTGGCATCATTCAGGTGAAACAACACCAGAGGTAACTGTTTGGCCAAATCATACCACTACATATACAGTTTCTGTTGAAGATGAATGTCATACTTATCATATAGATGGTCAAACTGTTGTAGAAGTAGTTAGACCTGAAGCTAATTTCAATATCCTAACTGATGAACCAATGGAGGATTTATTAGTGTCATTCCAAAACACTACTAATGGAGGTGTGACCTGGTATTGGGATTTTGGAAATGGTGATAATTCAACTGCTAATTCTCCAAACACTACTTATGATGCAGCCGGTTGGTATGATGTTACATTAATTGCCTACAATATTATTGGATGTTCTGATACTGTTACCAAGCCAATCTATATTAAGCCTGAGTTTTATTTTTATGCACCAAACGCATTTACACCTGATGGAAACAGGTTAAATAATAATTATGAAGTTTCTGTAATCGGAGCAACAGGATTTGAATTTCAGATTTTCAACAGATGGGGAGAATTGATTTATGCTACAACGGATCAATATTTTAAATGGGATGGAAACTATGACGGTGCCCCTGTTCAGGATGGTGTTCTAGTTTGGCGTGCAAAAGTTGTAGATAGAGAAGAAAACGTTCATACTTTTCAAGGTCATATTACCATTTTAAGGTAAATAATTACATTTGCTCAAATTGATGTAATTAAATGTTGCTGAGTAGATTATCACTCCTTGTATTTTCACTGCTTATTGTTGTCTTATCATCTTGTGGAGGTGATGAAATTAAAGAGACATCTGATGTTGAGTTTGATGATAGCAACACAGCTTGGATTGACTCAATTTTTGGAGACTTATCTGCCAAGGAACAATATTATCAGCATCTTATATTTGAAATTCCTGCTACTTATCAAACCAACGCAGATTCACTTATTACCTGGATAGGAATAAACCAACCGGGTGCTATAAAGTTTCAATCATGGAATTATGACAGTATTCAATATGTCAAACAAGCCGTTGATACATTAGATATCATCCAACCAATTTATTATACCAATTTCTTCGAATTTTTGAATTTACCTAAGTATCCATATTGGGATGCCAATGTCAAAAATCAATCTTTAAAATTGACAAGAATCTTTCAAAAAGGAAGAATGAATTTGCTCGATTTTCAAGGAGAGTTAAATCCACAAAAAGAACATCAAGAGTGGATTGCGAAATTAAAAAATGAACAGTCAGTTTTTCCTGTTACCGGCGGATACAAAGACAAAAATGTAAAAGAGGAATTTGAAGATTTCATGAAAAGCTTAAGTCAGGACAATCATCTGCATTTAAGTATTTTTCAAATGGATACTGTTGACTTTAATAATTTCAGGAATAATGCCGGATTTAAAGGACTATTCATAGTGGAATCCAAAGAAGGAGCAATAAACGGCATGCTTTCAAAAGGAGCTGATTTATTGGTAAAGAATATTGAATTACCGGATCAATTTGATAAGTGGAATGAAGCTTCTGAAGAATACGAACAAAGTACCAAGAGAATTTTAGATTTAAAAAGCCAGATTAACAATGACATCAAAGAACAACATCTTGAATCTGAAGCCACTTTTAGCCGATTAAATTATCTCCACAACGGTGTGACCTTAATAGCTGATAAAAGCAAATTAGTTCCCTTTAAAGGTCGTTTCAATTTATATGCGCCTGACAAATTAAATATTAGTTTAAAAGTAAGAAGAGAATGTAATGTCAGTAATTATGAATCTGATTTAACCTTGAAGTCTGTAGAAAAAATAGTTGATGCAAAAGGGAGCAAAGTAATTGTGTTAAGTGATACTGTTCAATTAGAAGTGCTGGATTATTTGAACGGAATTAGTAAAGAAGCGAATACGCTTGTGTGTTTTTCGAGTATTGAGCAGTATAGTAAATTATCTGCATCACCTAATCTGTGTTTTATTCCTTCAATAAATTTTTGTTCTCCTGACGTTTTTGTTCAACAATTGAGCAGTAGAATAAACCTAGATGGAAACTTTGTTTCAAAAGATTCTGTCCTAAAAGGGAAAGAAGTTGAAAAAACACTATTAGCCAGAACAGTTCCTGAGTTTGTCGGATATGATCAGGATACATTATATGGAATTAACTGGGCGGTTAAAAATGCAATGAACGGAAGAGCTTTTCCGGGTTGTCAAGTTTTATTGGCTAAAAATGGATGTATTATTTATGACCAGCAATTTGGATTTCATTCCTATGATAGACAAAAACAAGTAACAGAAGAATCAATTTATGACCTAGCGTCTATTACTAAAGTGTTGGCCACAACCATGGTTGGAATGAAACTTTACGAAATGGGTAAGTATAATCTACAAGACAGCTTAGAAGATTATCTACCTGATACGCTTCGTAAACATTTGCCATATCCAAGTACAATTAGAAATATCACTTTTCATGAGTTGTTTATTCATAAAAGTGGATTGCCGGCCGGTTTTCCACTCATAAGATTTCTAGATTATACCTCAGAAAACGTTGGTAGGTTTGACAAGTATTATTGCGATATTTCAGATACTGCCTACTGTATTGAAGTGGCCGAGAATTTTTATATGGAAAAGGAATATGAGGATTCAATGTGGTTGAAGTTGAACCAGATTTGGTTGGATAAAAACAAACCATATAAATACAGTGATGTCAATATGAATACACTTTATTATATGTTTAAAAGCATTATTCAAAATTCACCAAGGGACTTTGGTTTCACTGAACCGGCTAAGAAATTAAAGGACAAAGATCTTTTTGTAGAATTTCTTTATAACACTTATTATAAACCCTTGGGAATGGATCGTTCAAGGTATAAGCCATTGCTTCATTTTAATAAAAATGGAATTGTGCCAACAGAAAATGAATCATTTTGGCGAAAACAATTGTTGCAGGGATATGTTCACGATCCAAATGCTGCTCTAATGGGAGGAATAGCAGGAAATGCTGGTTTGTTTTCAACTACGAATGATATGGCCAAACTTTGTCAAATGCTTTTGAACAAAGGGACGTATGGAGGAAAACGCTACCTAAAAACAGAAACTGTACAAAAATTTACTTCAGTTGCAGAAGATTCGCACCGTGGACTTGGATTTAACAAGAGAACAATTTCAACCACCGGATTTGGAATGGCAGATTCTTCCTCTATTGACACATATGGGCATACTGGATTTACCGGTACTTGTTTTTGGATTGATCCACAAGAAGATTTGATTTATATTTTCCTATCAAATAGAGTGCACCCTAAAGTAAATAACCGTATTTATCAATACGGAATCAGAAAGAGAATTCACAACACTGCTTACGCGGCTAGGTTGAATTATTAAAGACTTTTAGTTCTACCACCATCAACAGGAACATTTATTCCGTTGATATAGCTTGCCGCAGGTGATGCTAAAAATGCCACCGCATTGGCAACTTCCTCTGGTCTGGCAACTCTGTTCATTGGTGAAGCAGCACTCATTTCAGCTAAAATATCTTCTTTTGATTTTCCTGTCTTATCCGCTTTATTTCCAATAATCTGATCCAATCTGGCAGTACTTGTAGCTCCCGGCAATACATTGTTTACAGTAATATTGAACTGTCCAAGTTCATTTGCTAAAGTTTTACTCCAATTGGCTACAGCACCCCTAATTGTATTTGAAACACCGAGATTTGGTAATGGCTGTTTAACAGAAGTACTAATTATATTGATAATTCTACCATAGCCTGCATCTTTCATTTTGTCAATTACAGCTTGCGCCAAAATTTGATTACAGATTAGGTGCATATTAAAGGCAATTCTATATTCTTCTATTGAAGCAGTATGAGCAGGTCCACCTGCAGGTCCACCTGTATTATTGATTAATATATGAACTGATTTACCCGGAAGAAAAGCATCAAGTTTTTGTTGAAGTTCATCCGCCTTTGAAAAATCGGCTACAAGATACTCGTGCTTTTGTCCTTTTGATTGATCAAGTTCTGATTGAACAATTCTTAACTTGTCTTCATTTCTTGCTATTAAAATAATATTGGCTCCCATATTGGCCAATTCTTCAGCTGAAGCTTTACCTATTCCTTGAGTTGATCCGCAGACAATAGCAGTTTTCCCACTTAAATCTAAATTCATAATGACGTTTATTTCGACACGAATTTAAGCAGAATAGCTTGAATGAGGTGAATTTATACTTCAACTTCAATAGACTTAATGTATTCTGTAGGAGTTAGACCGGTAAGTTTTTTAAAAGAAGCATTGAATGTTGATTTCGAATTAAATCCAGCTTCATAGGCCAATGACAAAATGGTGAATTTTTCATTTTGTCTATCATTGAGCATTTCAAGTAAATGTTTAATTCTCAACGAATTTATGTAGTCAAAAAAGTTCTTATTATTTTGAGTATTGATAACCTGTGAAAGGTTGTTTGGACTGACATTTAATTTTTTAGCCAGTTTTTTAAGATTAATCTTAGGATCCAAAAATGGCTTGTGCTCTTCAATATAATCATTGAGTTGAATTTCTATTGCCAATAAATCATCTTCTGTTAATCCTGACTTGGCATATTTTACTTTTTCAACTTCACCATAGGTATAAGTTCCAACAAGGGCATTTTCAAGAATAGCTGATCTTGGGTTGTTCAATATAGGGTCAATGTATGGATTCGCTCTATAAAATCTTGTATACCATTTCCCAATTTTAACGTCCTCTTCTAATACACTAAAAGCTTCTTCAAATCGACCTAAAAATAAATTCACAAAAACAGATGGGTTCTCACAATAGCTTAGATTTAAATTTTTATCGTGTTGTTTAGATAATGCTAGATTTTCCTCTGCTTTTGATATCAATCCCATTATGGCATATGCCATAGAAATCCCCCCATAAAATTTAATTGTTTCACCATTAGGTCCCGGCAAATTACTCCATTGTTTTAGGGCCTCTTTTGGTTTTTTTAACCTCAATAAAATATGGCCTCTTATATTATGCGCGTTAAGGTGGTTAGGATGATCTTTGACAAAATTATTAGCCTCTTCCAATGCCTCTTCATACTTTCTCAATCTCATTAAATTCAAAAAACGCAAGTATTTAGGTAAAGGAGACATTGGATCAATTTCATATGCTAGTTCATTAGCCTCCATTGATTTGTTATAATTGCCTAGAGCAGATTCAATTATTGAAACAAAATGTAGCGCCAAAACATCTCTAGGTTTTTCCCTGAGTACGGTATTGATATTTTCATAAAATAAATCAACATCACCGGTAATTACAAAAATTAGGTACCCTTTAACAGCCAGGGCGTCCATATTTTTATTGTTGAATCTAAGTGCTTCTTCACATAAGTCTAGCGCTTGTCTTCCTGCTAAATGCAGTGGCCATGACCCATTTATCCCTAATGTGGTTACAAGTAAAGCCTTTGTACTAATGAAAGCGTCATTTTCAGGATCAATTTCTAAAGCTTTTTCTATTAATTCTAATGCTAATTTGACACTGGAACCAGATAGATCAGTAGATAAGTCTTTTGCTTTTAAATTTAATTCAAAAGCCTCAATAGAAGTATGAGGTGAACTTATAAGGTTTTCTGCTTTATCATTGGTGTTGAGAAGTTTTTTAAGTGCATCTTTTACAGATGTAGCTACACTTTCTTGAATTTTGAATATGTTTTCATTTTCAAAATCAAAAACTTCAGACCAAATGTGAAAATCTCCAACCGCATTTACAATTTGAATAGTGATTTTAAATTGATCTTCAAATCTTCTTAATGAACCTTCAATTATGTATTTAACACCCAGATCAGCTGCAATTTCAGAAACTTCTAAAGAGGTGTTTTTAAAATGAAATGAAGAAGTTCTGGAAGTGACAAACAATTCTTTGAGATGAGAAATGGCGTTAATTATTTCTTCTGATAAACCATCACAGAAAAAATGATCTTCCTTTATGGACGAAAGAGGAATAATTGGTAAAACCGCTATAGAGTTTTCTCTTCTCATTGGTTCAAAATGGAGAGGATTAGTAGTGCCTAAGTTAATATACGTAGTGAACCATATTGGTGGTTGGGTCTAATTGATACTAAATCCTATCTAAATCGATATAATTAACGCAAAATACAAAAGTACGACTTTTCACGCAAATGGTGCGAACATATAGGGAGAGACGATTTAATAAAGTTTTATTCCGAAATTTAGCGCCGAAAGTAAGTTATGTTTAAATTAAATTAGAGTTATGAAGAAAATTTACGCTTTAGTGTTAGGCTTGGTGCTGAGTTCCTCAGCCTTGGCTCAATACTGTGTAACCGGTGTAGGTCCTTCCTTTACAGGCGATACAAATGTAGAAGGAGTTGCCCTCAACGGTGAAACAATGAATATTAATTACACCGGGTGTCCTGGTGTTGCAGGAGTGGAAGATCAAACGAGCCAGGTGGCAGATGTGATTGCAGGAAACTCCTATACCGTTGATGTTACTTGGGGGACATGTGGGGGTAGCTATTCCAATGCTTGTGAAGTTTGGATCGATTTTGATGGTTCACAATCATTTGAACCGAGTGAAAGTGTAGGTACGCTTACATGGGCGGGAGGAACAGGTAACCTTCAATCTTATGGTTTCACAGTTCCCGTTTTGGCATTAAATGGAACACATAGAATGCGTGTAATGTCAAGAGAAAGTGGAGCTTTACCTCTTGATCCTTGCGGGGCATATGATTGGGGGTCTGTTACAGACTTTTCCATCACAATTACTGGTGGTTCTTCATGTGGACCAGCTACAGCATTGAGTGTTTCAAATGTTCAGTCAACTTCTGCTGATCTATCTTGGACTCAAGATGGTGGTTCTGTCACAGATAATGTTGAGTGGGGATTTCCTGGTTTTACACCAGGTACTGGAGCAGAGCAAGGTTCAGCAACAGGAGTAAGTGGTGGAACAACTAGTGCAACTGGTTTGTTGTCTGCTACAAATTACGAGTATTATGTGCAAACTGATTGTGGTGGTACTCAAAGTGCATGGGCAGGGCCTTATTCATTCTCAACTTCGGGAACATGTGGTTTCTTTGATATCTCATTATTTGATACGTGGGGAGATGGATGGAACGGAGGAACTGTTGATGTATACATTAATGGCGTATTATACCAAAGTGGTTTAACAGTTGCTTCTGGTAACGGACCGGTAGTTTACCAAATTCCAGTGAATAATGGAGATATAGTTTCACTTGATTATACCGCAGGTGGTTTTTCATCTGAAAATGAAATTACAGTTTATGACCAAATCGGAACTGTTGTGGCTACTGAAGGTTTAAGTGGTGCTACTCCTAATGATATTGGAGACTACACAATACCAACCGGTTTAGTTGCATGTCCGTCTTGTCCTTCGCCATCTAACTTTGCCTCTTCTA
It contains:
- a CDS encoding helix-turn-helix domain-containing protein, with the protein product MRRENSIAVLPIIPLSSIKEDHFFCDGLSEEIINAISHLKELFVTSRTSSFHFKNTSLEVSEIAADLGVKYIIEGSLRRFEDQFKITIQIVNAVGDFHIWSEVFDFENENIFKIQESVATSVKDALKKLLNTNDKAENLISSPHTSIEAFELNLKAKDLSTDLSGSSVKLALELIEKALEIDPENDAFISTKALLVTTLGINGSWPLHLAGRQALDLCEEALRFNNKNMDALAVKGYLIFVITGDVDLFYENINTVLREKPRDVLALHFVSIIESALGNYNKSMEANELAYEIDPMSPLPKYLRFLNLMRLRKYEEALEEANNFVKDHPNHLNAHNIRGHILLRLKKPKEALKQWSNLPGPNGETIKFYGGISMAYAIMGLISKAEENLALSKQHDKNLNLSYCENPSVFVNLFLGRFEEAFSVLEEDVKIGKWYTRFYRANPYIDPILNNPRSAILENALVGTYTYGEVEKVKYAKSGLTEDDLLAIEIQLNDYIEEHKPFLDPKINLKKLAKKLNVSPNNLSQVINTQNNKNFFDYINSLRIKHLLEMLNDRQNEKFTILSLAYEAGFNSKSTFNASFKKLTGLTPTEYIKSIEVEV